A portion of the Acidobacteriota bacterium genome contains these proteins:
- a CDS encoding isoprenylcysteine carboxylmethyltransferase family protein, translating into MSSEPKDGARVRMPPPLVFLAAALLGALMERQVIALPLAGAWTLPVGILCLVLGALLIALAMRLFFRSGQDPEPWKPTPSIVAAGIFRWTRNPMYVGMALLQIGAGVLKGYGWIVLTVPLSLWLVYLTAVRHEEEYLTGKFGDEYLRYRASVRRWL; encoded by the coding sequence ATGTCATCGGAACCCAAAGACGGCGCCCGGGTGCGCATGCCGCCACCCCTCGTCTTTCTGGCCGCGGCGCTCCTCGGTGCGCTGATGGAGCGTCAGGTCATCGCCCTGCCGCTCGCCGGGGCCTGGACCCTGCCGGTGGGCATCCTCTGCCTGGTTCTCGGGGCGCTCCTGATCGCTCTGGCGATGCGGCTCTTCTTTCGCTCGGGCCAGGATCCGGAACCCTGGAAGCCCACCCCGTCGATTGTCGCCGCGGGCATCTTCCGCTGGACCCGCAATCCCATGTACGTGGGGATGGCGCTGCTCCAGATCGGCGCCGGGGTGCTCAAGGGGTACGGCTGGATCGTCCTCACGGTGCCGCTCTCCCTGTGGCTGGTCTACCTCACCGCCGTGCGCCACGAGGAGGAGTACCTGACTGGCAAATTCGGTGACGAGTACTTGCGCTATAGGGCGTCGGTGCGCCGTTGGTTGTGA
- a CDS encoding phytanoyl-CoA dioxygenase family protein, with amino-acid sequence MRPIFQSSDCDQTLRRKGWVRTPLLDSRQVTALRARIDELQPADGFAPGAEDPQRPTYHCTYLDPKVEYRRASDHLIREFFAAPLKELLADYRILTSNIHVKPPGQGALMIHQNWPTTAQLSDTTVTAWCPLIDVDETNGALQVIDGSHKLLPEVANFASTPYFHSFEAALKEKYFVPLETTAGEAVIFDDSLLHYSADNRTGQARVAIQIELVPRELTTVIHWLDPAQPERFEVLAADSDFYVEVGPALFAGRPDLPSLGFVDNRNRQIDEAEFAALLSRGQEIRATIYGA; translated from the coding sequence GTGAGACCCATTTTTCAGAGTTCTGACTGCGACCAGACCCTGCGGCGCAAGGGTTGGGTTCGAACTCCCCTGCTCGATTCGCGGCAGGTGACTGCGCTGCGGGCGCGGATCGACGAATTGCAGCCCGCCGACGGCTTTGCGCCCGGCGCGGAGGACCCCCAGCGGCCCACCTATCACTGCACCTACCTCGACCCGAAGGTCGAGTACCGGCGGGCTTCGGACCACCTGATCCGGGAGTTCTTTGCCGCGCCGCTCAAGGAACTGCTGGCGGACTACCGGATTCTCACCAGCAACATCCACGTCAAGCCGCCGGGGCAGGGGGCGTTGATGATCCACCAGAATTGGCCGACCACCGCCCAGCTTTCGGACACCACCGTCACCGCCTGGTGCCCGCTGATCGATGTCGATGAAACGAACGGCGCCCTGCAGGTGATCGACGGCAGCCACAAGCTGCTGCCGGAGGTGGCCAATTTCGCCTCGACGCCCTACTTCCACAGCTTCGAGGCGGCCTTGAAGGAAAAGTACTTCGTGCCCTTGGAGACGACCGCCGGCGAGGCGGTCATCTTCGACGACAGCCTGCTCCACTACTCCGCCGACAACCGCACCGGGCAAGCGCGCGTCGCCATCCAGATCGAGCTGGTACCGCGGGAACTCACCACGGTGATTCACTGGCTCGACCCGGCTCAGCCGGAGCGCTTCGAGGTGCTGGCGGCGGATTCGGACTTCTACGTGGAAGTGGGGCCGGCGCTCTTCGCCGGGCGGCCGGACCTGCCCAGCCTGGGGTTCGTCGACAACCGTAATCGACAAATCGACGAGGCCGAGTTCGCGGCGTTGCTTTCGCGGGGCCAGGAGATCCGGGCAACGATCTACGGCGCGTAG